From Vanrija pseudolonga chromosome 1, complete sequence, a single genomic window includes:
- the pgk-1 gene encoding Phosphoglycerate kinase produces the protein MSNLIPRPSRTAAYGLIPIALALLAVVATGPSGILPFTKTATTASKGKMSLSNKLSITDVDLKGKRVLIRVDFNVPQDKTTLEITNPARIVAALPTIQYAIDNGAKSVVLMSHLGRPDGQPNPKFSLKPVATKLSELLKRDVKFLPDCVGPEITAAVNEGKDGQVFLLENLRFHVEEEGKGKKGDEKIKADPAAVKKFREELTSLGDVYINDAFGTAHRAHSSMVGIDLPVRAAGFLMKKELEYFAKVLEHPDRPFLAILGGAKVQDKIQLIDSMLDRVNKLIVCGGMAFTFKKTLDGVSIGNSLFDEEGSKVVGRLVEKAKAKNVELILPVDYVTADKFAPDAKTSIVTDAQGIPDGLMGLDAGPESRKLFAKAVSESKTILWNGPAGVFEFPAFAGGSNALLDATIDAAAKGATVIVGGGDTATLVANAGKEDKLSHVSTGGGASLELLEGKELPGVAALSNKQ, from the exons ATGTCCAACCTGATCCCACGCCCCTCTCGCACCGCCGCGTACGGCCTTATCCCCATCGCTCTCGCTCTGCTGGCAGTCGTTGCAACCGGTCCTTCTGGCATTCTTCCTTTCACCAAAACCGCTACTACAGCATCCAAAGGCAAAATGTCTCTCTCCAACAAGCTCTCCatcaccgacgtcgacctcaagggcaagcgcgTCCTCATCCGTGTCGACTTCAACGTCCCCCAGGACAAGACGACCCTCGAGATCACCAACCCTGCTCGCATTGTTGCTGCTCTCCCCACGATCCAGTACGCCATTGACAATG GCGCCAAGTCGGTCGTCCTCATGTCGCACCTTGGCCGCCCCGACGGCCAGCCCAACCCCAAGTTCTCGCTCAAGCCTGTTGCTACCAAGCTTTCCGAGCTCTTGAAGCGTGACGTCAAGTTCCTCCCCGACTGCGTCGGCCCCGAGATCACTGCCGCCGTCaacgagggcaaggacggccAGGTCTTCCTTCTCGAGAACCTCCGCTTtcacgtcgaggaggagggcaagggcaagaagggcgacgagaagatcaaggccgaccccgccgccgtcaagaagTTCCGTGAGGagctcacctcgctcggcgacgtctACATCAACGACGCCTTCGGCACTGCCCACCGTGCCCACTCGTCGATGGTCGGCATTGACCTCCCCGTCCGTGCCGCCGGCTTCCTCATGAAGAAGGAGCTCGAGTACTTTgccaaggtcctcgagcacccCGACCGCCCATTCCTTGCCATCCTCGGTGGTGCCAAGGTCCAGGACAAGATCCAGCTCATCGACTCGATGCTTGACCGTGTCAACAAGCTTATTGTCTGCGGTGGCATGGCCTTCACCTTCAAGAAGACCCTCGATGGCGTCTCGATCGGCAACTCGCTcttcgacgaggagggctcCAAGGTCGTTGGCCGCCTCGttgagaaggccaaggccaagaacgtcgagctcatcctcCCCGTCGACTACGTTACCGCCGACAAGTTCGCCCCCGACGCCAAGACCTCGATTGTCACCGACGCCCAGGGCATCCCCGACGGCCTTAtgggcctcgacgccggacCCGAGTCGCGCAAGCTCTTCGCCAAGGCCGTCTCTGAGTCCAAGACCATCCTGTGGAACGGCCCTGCTGGTGTCTTCGAGTTCCCCGCCTTTGCTGGTGGCTCGAACGCCCTCCTTGACGCCACcattgacgccgccgccaagggcgccACCGTcattgttggtggtggtgacacCGCCACCCTCGTTGCCAacgccggcaaggaggacaagctcTCGCACGTTTCGACCGGCGGTGGTGCCTcgcttgagctcctcgagggcaaggagctcCCCGGTGTTGCCGCGCTCTCGAACAAGCAGTAG